In Bacillus methanolicus, the following proteins share a genomic window:
- a CDS encoding nuclease-related domain-containing protein, whose product MALIAKERTVPIKILMLEALLRRLSNDHPRRPEFEEELTRRWAGYRGELSLDYYLNFLPEDRYFIYHDLHLANGPLHFQMDTLILTANYALILEVKNFFGTINFEPTFNQFIRTVNDKEEGFPNPLAQVRRQRSQLLHWMNDHSLHNIPIEYLVVISNPSTIIKPLNGNSEMSRRILHSPNLLEKINDFEKIYSTGKLSSKDMRKLNRLLLKSHTPPETQTFQIPKKELITGVQCPNCSLFSMERYKRNWHCPHCTHQSKDAHVQAIQDYFLLLSPTITNKEFREFLHLSSRHAASKMLSSMNLPFSGENKGRIYFRPQFDFKNEITSSANKMR is encoded by the coding sequence ATGGCTTTGATCGCCAAGGAGCGGACTGTTCCGATAAAAATTTTGATGCTTGAGGCTTTATTAAGACGGCTCTCCAATGATCATCCAAGACGGCCGGAGTTTGAAGAGGAGCTTACAAGAAGGTGGGCCGGATATCGGGGAGAACTATCTCTCGACTACTATTTAAACTTCCTTCCAGAGGATCGTTACTTCATTTACCATGATCTTCATTTGGCGAATGGCCCTTTACATTTTCAGATGGATACGTTGATTCTTACTGCCAATTATGCATTAATTTTAGAGGTAAAAAATTTTTTCGGAACAATCAATTTTGAACCAACCTTTAACCAGTTTATCAGGACTGTCAACGATAAGGAGGAAGGATTTCCAAATCCACTTGCCCAGGTTAGGCGGCAGCGATCTCAACTGTTGCATTGGATGAATGATCATAGCCTTCATAATATCCCCATTGAATACTTAGTTGTAATAAGCAATCCTTCAACGATCATTAAACCACTCAATGGAAACTCTGAAATGTCTCGAAGAATTCTTCATTCTCCTAACCTTTTAGAAAAAATAAATGACTTTGAAAAAATCTATTCAACTGGAAAGCTAAGCTCGAAAGACATGCGAAAACTGAATCGACTTTTATTAAAAAGTCATACTCCTCCCGAGACGCAGACTTTTCAAATCCCTAAAAAAGAGTTAATAACCGGTGTCCAATGTCCGAATTGCTCATTATTTTCTATGGAACGTTATAAAAGAAACTGGCATTGTCCACATTGCACACATCAATCAAAAGATGCGCATGTCCAGGCGATTCAAGATTACTTTTTGCTTCTTAGCCCTACTATTACAAATAAAGAATTTCGTGAATTTCTTCATCTCTCATCAAGGCATGCTGCATCAAAAATGCTCTCATCTATGAACTTGCCATTTTCAGGAGAAAATAAAGGGCGAATCTATTTTAGACCTCAGTTTGATTTCAAAAATGAGATTACGAGTTCGGCTAATAAAATGAGGTAA
- a CDS encoding VanZ family protein yields the protein MKIVGWLVRILPFAYMVIIWNLSSMPDDAVIELPSSSFDRFVKESLHLVEFAILYILFVFAFLTTDRFTVKSNLFCLVIAGIYGIIDEIHQSFVPYRSATIIDGVKDITGVSVAYYFVYQAYFKNRFTRFAKLLKAFKEVFL from the coding sequence ATGAAAATTGTGGGTTGGCTGGTTCGGATTCTTCCGTTCGCATACATGGTTATTATTTGGAATCTTTCAAGCATGCCGGATGATGCCGTTATTGAGCTTCCTTCTTCTTCATTTGATAGATTTGTAAAAGAGTCTCTTCATCTTGTTGAGTTTGCGATATTGTATATACTTTTTGTATTTGCATTTTTAACAACGGACCGGTTTACGGTTAAAAGTAATCTCTTTTGTTTGGTTATTGCAGGCATATACGGGATCATAGATGAAATTCACCAATCGTTTGTGCCTTACCGGTCAGCGACGATCATTGACGGGGTTAAAGATATTACGGGAGTCTCTGTTGCTTACTATTTTGTTTATCAGGCGTATTTTAAAAATCGATTTACAAGGTTTGCGAAACTATTGAAGGCGTTTAAAGAGGTATTTTTATAA
- a CDS encoding peptidoglycan DD-metalloendopeptidase family protein has product MREEEKKRTSQDSSLKRFFRQRWVFPAIYIASAAIILTGVLWYQNAGNNANSDQFDYQSTDIAGRKQNDQPAVEVNRSLENFVMPVMDPDSAVIQKQFYDFDGKKEEQEAALVFYDNEYHPNTGIDITMKNGETFDVVASLSGTVTKVEEDALLGNVIEIEHDKGIVTQYQSVKDINVEVGAKVEQGQAIAKAGQSLFNQEAGVHVHFEIRKDNVAVNPIDYFNKPLSALQEEKASEDSEVTENPADDQGTVEEEKPADDQGTTEGSGAEENGDASNSNGSESEKDDSGQKEDGSTGDETGDEQSGSHSGDKEQNNDQSPESDSGSSDASLNSVNS; this is encoded by the coding sequence ATGAGAGAGGAAGAAAAGAAACGAACTTCTCAAGATTCAAGTTTAAAACGCTTCTTTAGACAGCGTTGGGTATTTCCAGCCATTTATATCGCAAGCGCAGCAATCATTCTAACAGGGGTCCTTTGGTATCAAAATGCAGGCAACAATGCGAATTCTGACCAATTTGATTATCAATCAACAGATATCGCAGGCAGAAAGCAGAATGATCAGCCAGCTGTTGAAGTAAACCGTTCATTGGAAAATTTCGTTATGCCGGTAATGGATCCAGATTCTGCTGTCATTCAAAAACAATTCTATGATTTTGACGGCAAAAAGGAAGAGCAGGAAGCCGCTCTTGTATTCTACGATAATGAGTATCATCCAAACACAGGTATTGACATTACAATGAAAAACGGTGAAACATTTGATGTTGTCGCATCATTAAGCGGAACTGTGACGAAAGTTGAAGAAGATGCGTTATTGGGAAATGTCATTGAAATTGAGCATGACAAAGGAATTGTAACACAATATCAATCCGTTAAGGACATAAATGTCGAGGTTGGCGCTAAAGTAGAACAAGGACAAGCTATTGCAAAGGCTGGACAAAGCTTGTTTAACCAAGAAGCGGGAGTGCATGTGCACTTTGAAATTCGTAAAGATAATGTAGCAGTGAATCCAATTGACTATTTCAACAAACCGTTAAGTGCATTGCAGGAAGAAAAAGCTTCTGAAGACAGTGAAGTTACAGAAAATCCTGCTGATGACCAAGGCACTGTAGAAGAAGAGAAACCTGCTGATGACCAAGGCACTACTGAGGGAAGTGGAGCCGAAGAAAACGGCGATGCTTCTAACAGTAACGGTTCTGAGTCTGAAAAAGACGATTCCGGACAAAAGGAAGATGGCAGCACTGGAGATGAAACTGGCGATGAGCAATCAGGTAGCCATTCCGGTGACAAAGAGCAAAACAATGATCAATCACCTGAATCTGATTCAGGATCATCCGATGCCTCTCTAAATAGTGTAAACTCATAA
- a CDS encoding NADP-dependent glyceraldehyde-3-phosphate dehydrogenase, with amino-acid sequence MQVLEKDHKFLLNGKWSYSSSNEFINIYSPSTGEIVGRVPAMTKDEIDKAVAGARQAQKKWAKLAVSERAKILHAWADELVKMIDVIAPMIMNEVGKNISTAKREVTRTADIIRYTAEEGVRIHGEFINGGSLDADSSIKTAIVEKKPLGVILAISPFNYPINLAATKIAPALIAGNAVVFKPATQGAISGLLMIQALENAGLPEGLVNTVTGKGSEIGDYIITHPFIDMISFTGGTGTGQNIARKASMIPLVLELGGKDPAIVLEDADLEQAATEIVSGAFSYSGQRCTAIKRVIVLKDAAAPLIEKIKEKVEKLTVGRPEDDADITPLIDEGSADFVQGLIDDALAKGASLITGNKREKNLIYPTVLSNVTKDMKVAWEEPFGPVLPCIIVDSVEEAIEIANESEFGLQASVFTTNIEKAFSIASSLDVGSVQINGRTERGPDHFPFSAVKNSGLGSQGIRQSIISMMRDKVTVINMKK; translated from the coding sequence ATGCAAGTATTAGAAAAAGATCATAAGTTCTTATTAAATGGAAAATGGAGTTATAGTTCTTCTAATGAATTTATCAATATTTATTCTCCATCTACAGGCGAAATCGTGGGACGGGTTCCGGCTATGACAAAAGATGAAATAGATAAAGCGGTAGCCGGAGCTCGCCAAGCACAGAAAAAATGGGCAAAGCTGGCCGTAAGTGAACGCGCTAAGATATTGCATGCCTGGGCAGATGAATTAGTAAAAATGATTGATGTAATTGCTCCGATGATCATGAATGAAGTAGGGAAAAACATCTCAACAGCCAAAAGGGAAGTGACTCGAACTGCAGACATCATTCGCTACACGGCAGAAGAAGGTGTTCGTATTCACGGAGAATTCATTAATGGCGGTTCGTTAGATGCAGACAGCTCAATAAAAACAGCAATCGTCGAAAAAAAACCGCTTGGCGTCATTTTAGCCATTTCTCCGTTTAACTACCCAATTAACCTTGCTGCTACAAAAATTGCCCCCGCTTTAATTGCAGGAAATGCAGTTGTTTTCAAACCTGCGACACAAGGAGCCATAAGTGGATTATTAATGATTCAAGCATTAGAAAATGCCGGTTTGCCAGAAGGGTTGGTCAATACCGTTACAGGAAAAGGTTCAGAAATTGGCGATTATATCATTACCCACCCATTTATTGATATGATTTCATTTACCGGAGGAACAGGAACAGGACAAAATATAGCAAGAAAAGCTTCAATGATTCCTCTCGTTCTAGAGCTTGGGGGAAAAGATCCTGCCATTGTGCTCGAAGATGCAGATCTTGAACAAGCGGCAACGGAAATCGTAAGTGGCGCGTTTTCATATAGCGGACAACGTTGTACGGCCATTAAAAGAGTGATCGTTCTTAAAGATGCAGCGGCCCCGCTAATTGAAAAAATTAAAGAAAAAGTCGAAAAACTAACGGTTGGCAGACCGGAAGACGATGCGGATATTACACCTTTAATCGATGAAGGTTCAGCGGACTTTGTACAAGGTTTAATTGATGATGCTCTGGCTAAAGGCGCTAGTCTTATCACCGGAAACAAACGCGAGAAAAACTTGATTTATCCAACTGTCTTAAGTAATGTGACGAAAGATATGAAAGTTGCTTGGGAAGAACCATTCGGACCTGTCTTGCCTTGTATTATTGTCGACAGCGTAGAGGAAGCAATTGAAATTGCAAATGAGTCTGAATTTGGACTTCAAGCTAGTGTATTTACAACAAATATCGAAAAAGCATTTTCTATTGCTTCATCACTTGACGTTGGTTCTGTCCAAATTAATGGAAGAACTGAGCGCGGTCCGGATCATTTTCCGTTTTCAGCTGTTAAAAATTCAGGCCTTGGTTCTCAAGGAATTCGTCAAAGTATCATATCCATGATGCGAGATAAAGTAACAGTCATCAATATGAAAAAATAA
- a CDS encoding TerC family protein, whose amino-acid sequence MEFLGMEMATLLKVIGVDLILSGDNAIVIALAARNVPENYRKKAIFWGTFGAIVLRLIVAAIIVWLLKIPLISSIGGILLIRIAYNLLAGKEKEHKAGGSTVASAVRTIIIADAVMSLDNVLALAGVAHDFVPILIGILISIPIIIWGSQIILRAMEKFPIIIYAGAGLLAYTAGEMIVGDPKIAEFLHSLAPKLVQTIHVGLPIAFVLMVVGIGYYKRNKLETIQRA is encoded by the coding sequence GTGGAATTCTTAGGGATGGAAATGGCAACACTCTTAAAAGTTATTGGTGTTGACCTCATACTTAGCGGAGATAATGCAATCGTTATTGCTTTAGCCGCTAGAAATGTGCCTGAAAATTATCGAAAAAAAGCAATCTTTTGGGGAACATTCGGTGCGATAGTTTTAAGATTAATTGTCGCAGCCATTATTGTGTGGTTGTTGAAAATTCCGTTAATTTCTTCCATTGGAGGAATTTTGCTAATTCGAATTGCTTATAATTTACTTGCCGGAAAAGAAAAAGAACACAAAGCCGGGGGCAGCACGGTAGCATCAGCAGTTAGAACAATTATTATCGCAGATGCTGTCATGTCACTGGATAACGTTTTAGCATTAGCGGGTGTTGCACATGATTTTGTACCGATCCTAATTGGTATCTTGATTTCAATTCCAATCATTATTTGGGGCAGTCAAATTATTTTAAGAGCTATGGAAAAATTTCCTATTATTATTTATGCGGGTGCCGGTCTTTTAGCATATACTGCCGGTGAAATGATTGTTGGAGATCCAAAAATAGCTGAATTTCTACATTCTTTAGCTCCAAAATTAGTACAAACGATCCATGTTGGACTTCCAATTGCATTCGTATTGATGGTAGTCGGAATCGGGTACTATAAAAGAAATAAACTGGAGACGATCCAAAGAGCATAA
- a CDS encoding rod shape-determining protein yields the protein MFARDIGIDLGTANVLIHVKGRGIVLNEPSVVAIDKNTNKVLAVGEEARRMVGRTPGNITAIRPLKDGVIADFDVTEAMLKHFINKLNVKGFLSKPRILICCPTNITSVEQKAIREAAEKSGGKKVYLEEEPKVAAIGAGMDIFQPSGNMVVDIGGGTTDIAVLSMGDIVTSSSIKMAGDKFDTEILNYIKKEYKLLIGERTSEDIKTKIGTVFPGSRNEELDIRGRDMVTGLPRTITVRSAEIEQALRESVSVIVQAAKSVLERTPPELSADIIDRGVILTGGGALLHGIDMLLAEELKVPVLIAENPMDCVAIGTGIMLDNIDRIPKRRFG from the coding sequence ATGTTTGCAAGGGATATAGGAATTGATTTAGGAACGGCCAACGTGCTGATCCATGTAAAAGGCCGTGGAATTGTATTAAATGAGCCATCCGTTGTGGCGATTGATAAAAATACAAATAAAGTTCTTGCGGTAGGAGAAGAAGCGCGCAGAATGGTCGGACGTACACCTGGAAACATCACCGCGATCCGGCCGTTAAAAGATGGTGTAATTGCTGATTTTGATGTAACGGAAGCGATGCTGAAACATTTTATTAACAAACTCAATGTAAAAGGATTTTTATCAAAACCGCGCATTCTGATTTGCTGTCCGACAAATATTACAAGCGTTGAACAAAAAGCGATTCGAGAAGCTGCTGAAAAAAGCGGCGGCAAAAAAGTTTACTTGGAAGAAGAGCCGAAGGTAGCTGCAATTGGCGCCGGCATGGACATATTTCAGCCGAGCGGAAACATGGTCGTCGATATCGGAGGCGGAACAACCGATATTGCCGTTTTATCAATGGGCGATATTGTAACTTCTTCTTCTATTAAAATGGCAGGGGACAAATTTGACACAGAAATATTAAATTATATTAAGAAAGAATATAAACTTCTGATTGGAGAACGCACTTCAGAAGATATCAAAACAAAGATTGGAACCGTTTTTCCCGGTTCACGAAACGAGGAATTAGATATCCGCGGCCGTGACATGGTAACAGGATTGCCTCGGACAATTACCGTCCGTTCAGCTGAAATTGAGCAGGCACTGCGTGAATCTGTTTCCGTAATTGTTCAGGCAGCCAAAAGTGTTCTTGAACGCACACCACCGGAACTTTCTGCCGACATTATCGACCGCGGCGTTATTTTAACCGGGGGAGGCGCACTGCTGCACGGAATTGATATGCTTCTGGCAGAAGAATTAAAAGTACCGGTATTGATTGCCGAAAATCCAATGGATTGTGTAGCAATCGGTACAGGAATCATGCTTGATAACATAGACCGTATTCCAAAAAGAAGATTCGGTTAA
- a CDS encoding flagellar hook-basal body protein: MNRTMITATNTLLQLQKQMDIISNNLANIDTAGYKRREATFTDLLFQEYRNQTNVNEEQNRLTPAGIRQGTGARLSQSQIIMKQGNLKTTGRQLDVAFTKEGQYFRVLVQNEDGSSIHLTRGGSFHLTPISENEMMLVTGDGYSILDENNNPISITGDAKGYTITENGQLVVEKTNGTRQVVNLGVTLVKKPQFLEQKGANLLGLPGNFAELGVLEQDILTQLNGPLRAQISMKQGVLEQSNVDLSKEMTELMNVQRSYQFQSRSITIADQMMGLVNGIR; encoded by the coding sequence ATGAATAGGACAATGATCACAGCAACGAACACACTTTTACAACTGCAAAAACAAATGGATATCATCAGCAACAACCTGGCAAACATAGATACAGCCGGTTATAAAAGAAGAGAAGCAACGTTCACGGACTTGCTTTTCCAGGAGTACAGAAATCAAACTAATGTAAACGAGGAGCAGAATCGGCTGACACCGGCCGGGATCCGCCAGGGAACGGGTGCGAGGCTTTCCCAATCACAGATCATAATGAAACAGGGAAATTTGAAAACAACTGGCCGCCAGCTTGACGTCGCTTTTACAAAAGAAGGCCAATACTTTCGGGTCCTTGTTCAAAATGAAGATGGTTCGTCCATCCATTTAACGCGCGGCGGTTCTTTTCATTTAACACCTATTTCCGAAAATGAAATGATGCTTGTGACTGGGGACGGATATTCCATCTTAGATGAAAACAATAACCCGATTTCTATAACAGGTGATGCAAAAGGTTACACTATTACAGAAAACGGACAGCTCGTTGTTGAAAAAACAAATGGAACAAGACAAGTTGTTAATCTTGGTGTCACCCTTGTGAAAAAACCGCAGTTTTTGGAGCAAAAGGGAGCAAACCTATTAGGGCTGCCGGGAAACTTTGCTGAGCTTGGAGTTTTGGAACAGGATATTTTGACACAATTAAACGGGCCGCTCCGGGCGCAAATTTCCATGAAGCAAGGCGTTTTGGAACAATCGAATGTGGATTTGTCGAAAGAAATGACCGAACTGATGAATGTTCAGCGCTCTTATCAATTCCAATCTCGATCAATTACGATAGCAGATCAAATGATGGGGTTAGTGAACGGAATTCGTTAA
- a CDS encoding flagellar hook-basal body protein, protein MFKGFYTVASGMISQQRKTEMLANNMANANTPGFKADQSSIRAFPEMLLQRFDQRKIPTENGLKLPYNTPIGSINTGVYMQEAIPKFIQGDLRETELHTDVALVDINIPANEENGLKGTVLFTVQHPNGDVRYTRNGNFTVDGKGFLTTASGLYVLNEQGGRIQLSSDKFTINSNGVLTGENGETARLGIGFAENPQRLIKEGDGLFRTEDGNQLPNAYNSDGVLFTLQQGFLERSNVDVAKTMTDMLTAYRAFEANQKVLQAYDRSMEKAANDIGRIG, encoded by the coding sequence ATGTTTAAAGGGTTTTACACCGTTGCGTCTGGAATGATTTCACAGCAGCGAAAAACGGAAATGCTGGCAAATAACATGGCCAATGCAAATACACCGGGTTTCAAGGCGGACCAATCATCAATAAGAGCGTTTCCGGAGATGCTGCTGCAGCGGTTCGACCAGCGAAAAATTCCGACAGAGAACGGCTTGAAACTTCCATATAATACACCGATCGGATCGATAAATACCGGTGTTTACATGCAAGAAGCAATTCCTAAGTTTATTCAAGGCGATCTTCGCGAAACGGAATTACATACAGATGTTGCCCTGGTTGATATCAATATTCCGGCAAATGAGGAAAACGGCTTAAAGGGCACGGTTCTATTCACGGTGCAGCATCCGAACGGGGATGTCCGCTACACACGGAATGGAAACTTTACGGTCGATGGAAAGGGCTTTTTAACAACAGCAAGCGGATTGTATGTTTTAAACGAGCAAGGAGGCCGCATTCAGCTTTCCAGTGATAAGTTCACCATCAATAGCAATGGTGTATTAACAGGAGAAAATGGCGAAACGGCAAGGCTGGGGATCGGGTTTGCAGAAAATCCTCAACGGTTGATAAAAGAAGGCGACGGTCTTTTCCGGACAGAAGACGGAAATCAGCTTCCCAATGCTTATAACTCAGATGGAGTACTGTTCACGCTGCAGCAAGGGTTTCTGGAACGTTCAAATGTTGATGTGGCAAAAACAATGACAGATATGCTGACTGCTTACCGCGCGTTTGAAGCCAACCAGAAAGTCCTTCAAGCTTACGACCGCAGCATGGAAAAAGCGGCAAATGACATTGGCCGCATAGGATAA
- a CDS encoding type 1 glutamine amidotransferase domain-containing protein codes for MRLKDKKVVSLVHHEFEDLELWYPILRLQEEGAVVHLAGEKAKETYIGKYGVPAVSDFAFGEINPEEYDALLVPGGWAPDKLRRFPEVIALVQHMEENKKPIGQICHAGWVLISAKILQGKKVTSTPGIRDDMENAGAIWFDEPVVVDGHLVSSRRPPDLPEYVKAFADVLAHNNE; via the coding sequence GTGCGATTAAAAGACAAGAAAGTTGTCAGTCTAGTGCATCATGAGTTTGAGGATTTGGAGCTTTGGTATCCAATTCTTCGTTTGCAGGAAGAAGGTGCGGTTGTCCATCTTGCAGGGGAGAAGGCAAAAGAAACGTATATAGGAAAATATGGGGTTCCGGCAGTATCTGATTTTGCATTTGGTGAGATCAATCCTGAAGAATATGATGCGCTTTTAGTGCCGGGCGGCTGGGCACCGGATAAGCTGCGCCGTTTTCCGGAAGTAATTGCGTTAGTGCAGCATATGGAAGAAAATAAGAAGCCGATTGGCCAAATCTGTCATGCCGGTTGGGTGCTGATTTCTGCAAAAATCTTGCAAGGAAAAAAGGTAACAAGCACACCGGGTATCCGCGATGATATGGAGAATGCAGGAGCAATATGGTTTGATGAGCCGGTGGTGGTGGACGGACATCTTGTTTCAAGCCGCCGTCCCCCAGATTTGCCCGAGTATGTAAAAGCTTTTGCCGATGTATTGGCTCATAACAATGAATAA
- the spoIIID gene encoding sporulation transcriptional regulator SpoIIID: MHDYIKERTIKIGKYIVETRKTVRVIAKEFGVSKSTVHKDLTERLPEINPELANEVKEILDYHKSIRHLRGGEATKLKYKKEEKEEEPVQ, translated from the coding sequence GTGCACGATTACATCAAAGAGAGAACTATCAAGATTGGGAAGTATATCGTGGAGACGAGAAAAACAGTTCGCGTTATCGCGAAGGAGTTTGGCGTATCCAAAAGTACAGTCCATAAGGATTTAACCGAGAGGCTTCCAGAAATTAATCCGGAACTTGCAAATGAAGTAAAAGAAATATTAGATTACCATAAATCAATCCGCCATTTACGTGGCGGAGAAGCAACGAAGCTGAAGTATAAAAAGGAAGAAAAGGAAGAAGAACCAGTTCAATAA
- the fabZ gene encoding 3-hydroxyacyl-ACP dehydratase FabZ, protein MLDITEIKEIIPHRYPFLLVDKILEIEEGKKAVGIKNVSVNEEFFNGHFPDYPVMPGVLIVEALAQVGAVAMLKKEENRGRLAFFTGIDNCRFRKQVKPGDQLRLEVEMVRVRGAIGKGKGVATVDGEVVCETEISFALGEKKE, encoded by the coding sequence ATGCTCGATATTACAGAAATTAAAGAAATCATTCCACACCGATATCCATTTTTGCTTGTTGATAAAATTCTTGAAATCGAAGAAGGGAAAAAAGCGGTTGGCATAAAGAATGTTTCGGTGAACGAGGAGTTTTTTAACGGTCATTTTCCTGACTATCCGGTTATGCCGGGAGTGCTGATCGTTGAAGCGCTTGCACAAGTAGGAGCAGTTGCCATGCTCAAAAAAGAAGAAAACCGAGGCAGGCTGGCTTTTTTCACTGGAATCGATAACTGCCGTTTTAGAAAGCAAGTAAAGCCCGGTGATCAGCTTCGCTTAGAAGTGGAAATGGTTCGCGTGCGCGGTGCAATCGGCAAAGGCAAGGGCGTTGCAACCGTTGACGGCGAAGTTGTTTGTGAAACAGAAATTAGCTTTGCACTCGGTGAGAAAAAAGAGTAG
- a CDS encoding single-stranded DNA-binding protein, with product MINQVTLVGRLTRDPELRVTPEGTYVTNIILAVNRNYRNQHGEIDTDFVQCTLWKKLAENTAQYCRKGSVLGITGRIQTRTYENQEGKRVYVTEVVAEGVRFLSPKPPVDRSKQQEKEAFAVE from the coding sequence TTGATAAACCAAGTTACACTTGTCGGGAGGTTGACTAGAGACCCTGAATTAAGAGTTACCCCTGAGGGTACATACGTAACCAATATCATTTTAGCGGTCAACCGCAATTATCGTAACCAGCATGGAGAAATTGACACTGATTTTGTCCAATGCACCCTCTGGAAAAAACTTGCCGAGAACACTGCCCAGTATTGCAGGAAAGGTTCAGTGCTCGGAATCACAGGCAGAATTCAGACGAGAACCTATGAAAATCAAGAAGGCAAAAGAGTTTATGTAACAGAGGTGGTTGCCGAAGGAGTCCGGTTTCTGAGTCCAAAGCCTCCAGTTGATCGTTCCAAACAGCAAGAAAAGGAGGCTTTTGCAGTTGAATAA
- a CDS encoding DNA-directed RNA polymerase subunit beta, whose product MSINNNNQAEVRTREQIEKAKKKQQEPTKEKRKRVRVRLIPIWLRIIIVALLIVVSAIAGAMVGYGVLGKGKVTEVFQKSTWTHIYDLIYKEK is encoded by the coding sequence ATGTCAATAAACAACAATAACCAAGCAGAAGTCCGAACTCGGGAACAAATAGAGAAAGCAAAAAAAAAGCAGCAAGAACCAACAAAAGAAAAAAGAAAGCGGGTCCGTGTCCGGCTAATCCCGATATGGCTTCGGATTATTATTGTTGCTTTATTGATCGTAGTGAGCGCCATTGCCGGAGCAATGGTCGGTTACGGGGTTCTCGGGAAAGGCAAGGTCACAGAAGTTTTTCAAAAATCAACGTGGACTCATATATATGATCTTATTTATAAAGAAAAATGA
- a CDS encoding YwpF-like family protein, whose amino-acid sequence MKTFKLISLQIVEGTDLKDIELQDGLIINKEDEHSRWLIEAYTKKSYLDYFKAGDEKIVQVVISKKENDPASFLTKVHSVKEFENNISVLLEGTLKRTRNEYAELVLDDLLKKGMTGDNLLIEFKEKMKSRPRLAVIKKA is encoded by the coding sequence ATGAAAACGTTCAAGCTGATCTCGCTGCAAATTGTCGAAGGTACGGATTTGAAGGATATTGAATTGCAAGACGGGCTGATTATTAATAAAGAAGATGAACATAGCAGGTGGCTGATTGAGGCTTATACAAAAAAAAGTTATCTTGATTATTTTAAAGCTGGCGACGAAAAAATTGTTCAGGTAGTGATTTCAAAAAAGGAAAATGACCCTGCCTCGTTTCTCACAAAAGTGCACTCTGTAAAGGAATTTGAAAACAATATCAGTGTTTTACTTGAAGGCACGCTGAAAAGAACAAGAAACGAATACGCCGAATTGGTGCTCGATGACCTCCTTAAAAAAGGAATGACCGGAGACAACCTGCTAATCGAATTTAAAGAAAAAATGAAAAGCAGACCAAGGCTGGCTGTTATTAAGAAGGCTTGA